From a single Paraburkholderia sp. D15 genomic region:
- the pcaF gene encoding 3-oxoadipyl-CoA thiolase: MNDAFICDAIRTPIGRYGGALKDVRADDLGAVPIKALIERNPGVDWRALDDVIYGCANQAGEDNRNVARMSALLAGLPTEAPGATINRLCGSGMDAVGTAARAIKAGEARLMIAGGVESMTRAPFVMGKASSAFSRQADIYDTTIGWRFINPLMKRQYGVDSMPETAENVAVEFGISRADQDLFALASQQKAARAQQDGTLAQEIVGVDIAQKKGDPVRVLLDEHPRETSLESLGKLKGVVRPDGSVTAGNASGVNDGACALLLANQQAADQYGLRRRARVVGMATAGVEPRIMGIGPAPASQKLLKQLGMTLEQFDVIELNEAFASQGLAVLRTLGLRDDDPRVNPNGGAIALGHPLGASGARLITTALYQLERINGRFALCTMCIGVGQGIALVIERL, from the coding sequence ATGAACGACGCCTTCATCTGCGACGCGATTCGCACCCCGATCGGCCGCTACGGCGGCGCATTGAAAGACGTTCGCGCCGACGACCTGGGCGCGGTGCCGATCAAGGCGCTGATCGAACGCAATCCCGGCGTCGACTGGCGCGCGCTCGACGACGTGATCTACGGCTGCGCGAATCAGGCAGGTGAAGACAATCGCAACGTCGCACGCATGTCGGCGCTGCTGGCTGGCCTGCCCACCGAGGCGCCCGGCGCGACCATCAACCGTCTGTGCGGCTCGGGCATGGACGCGGTCGGCACCGCCGCGCGCGCGATCAAAGCGGGCGAAGCGCGTCTGATGATCGCTGGTGGCGTGGAGAGCATGACGCGCGCGCCGTTCGTGATGGGCAAAGCGAGCAGCGCGTTTTCGCGGCAGGCCGATATTTACGACACGACCATCGGCTGGCGCTTCATCAATCCGTTGATGAAACGCCAGTACGGCGTCGACTCGATGCCCGAGACGGCGGAAAACGTCGCCGTGGAATTCGGCATCAGCCGCGCGGACCAGGATCTGTTCGCGCTGGCCAGCCAGCAGAAGGCCGCCCGCGCGCAGCAGGACGGCACGCTGGCGCAGGAAATCGTCGGCGTGGACATCGCGCAGAAAAAGGGCGACCCGGTGCGCGTGCTGCTCGACGAGCATCCGCGTGAGACGTCGCTCGAAAGTCTCGGCAAGCTCAAAGGCGTGGTTCGTCCCGACGGCAGCGTGACGGCGGGCAACGCGTCCGGCGTCAACGACGGCGCCTGCGCGCTCCTTCTCGCCAATCAGCAAGCCGCGGATCAATACGGCCTGCGCCGTCGCGCTCGTGTGGTCGGCATGGCAACGGCCGGCGTCGAGCCGCGCATCATGGGCATCGGCCCCGCGCCGGCCAGCCAGAAGCTGCTGAAGCAACTCGGCATGACGCTCGAACAATTCGACGTGATCGAACTGAACGAAGCGTTCGCGTCGCAAGGCCTCGCTGTTCTGCGCACGCTCGGTCTGCGCGACGACGACCCGCGCGTGAACCCGAACGGCGGCGCCATCGCACTCGGCCATCCGCTAGGCGCTTCGGGCGCGCGACTGATCACGACGGCGCTTTACCAACTGGAACGGATCAACGGCCGCTTCGCGCTGTGCACGATGTGCATCGGCGTGGGGCAAGGCATCGCGTTGGTCATCGAGCGACTCTGA
- the paaG gene encoding 2-(1,2-epoxy-1,2-dihydrophenyl)acetyl-CoA isomerase PaaG produces MSYEAIRLEIDASSRVATVTLNRPDKLNSFTRAMHRELSAALDQVEASAARALVLTGAGRGFCAGQDLADLDFTPGAMTDLGELIDEHFNPLIRRLQALPMPVIAAVNGTAAGAGANLALACDLVLAARSASFIQAFVKIGLVPDSGGTWFLPQRVGMARALGLAITGDKLGAEKAESWGLIWQAVDDAELTATAAKLATQLAQQPTRAIAAIKQAMRAGMTQTLDQQLDLERDLQRELGASHDYAEGVQAFVEKRAPRFEGR; encoded by the coding sequence ATGTCGTACGAAGCGATTCGTTTGGAAATCGACGCATCGAGCCGTGTAGCCACCGTTACGCTGAATCGTCCCGACAAGCTGAACAGCTTTACACGCGCGATGCACCGCGAGCTGAGCGCGGCGCTCGATCAAGTCGAAGCATCCGCGGCCCGTGCACTCGTGCTGACCGGTGCCGGCCGGGGCTTTTGCGCCGGCCAGGATCTCGCCGACCTGGACTTCACGCCAGGCGCGATGACGGATCTGGGCGAACTGATCGACGAGCATTTCAATCCGCTGATTCGCCGCCTGCAAGCGTTGCCGATGCCGGTGATCGCGGCGGTGAACGGCACGGCCGCCGGCGCCGGCGCCAACCTCGCGCTGGCCTGCGACCTCGTGCTCGCGGCGCGTTCGGCCAGCTTCATTCAGGCATTCGTGAAGATCGGCCTCGTCCCCGATTCGGGCGGCACGTGGTTTTTGCCGCAACGGGTCGGCATGGCGCGCGCGCTGGGACTGGCCATCACCGGCGACAAACTCGGCGCGGAAAAAGCGGAGAGCTGGGGGCTGATCTGGCAGGCAGTCGACGACGCCGAACTCACCGCCACCGCCGCCAAACTCGCGACCCAACTCGCCCAGCAACCCACGCGCGCGATCGCCGCGATCAAACAGGCCATGCGTGCGGGCATGACACAAACGCTCGACCAGCAGTTGGACCTCGAGCGCGACCTGCAACGCGAGCTCGGTGCGTCGCACGATTACGCCGAAGGCGTGCAAGCCTTCGTGGAAAAACGCGCACCGCGTTTCGAGGGACGCTGA
- the paaI gene encoding hydroxyphenylacetyl-CoA thioesterase PaaI has product MTPDELARATAAAMFENDACSKALGLEILDVRPGYARLRMAVRDDFLNGHQICHGGLIFTLADSTFAFACNTYNINTVAAGCSIEFLRPVQGGDVLTAEAVEQTLSGRTGIYDIRVTNRAGEPVAMFRGKSAQIKGNLIPTGS; this is encoded by the coding sequence ATGACCCCGGATGAACTCGCCCGCGCAACCGCCGCCGCGATGTTTGAAAACGACGCGTGCAGCAAGGCGCTGGGCCTTGAAATACTCGACGTCCGCCCTGGTTACGCGCGCCTGCGCATGGCAGTGCGCGACGACTTTCTGAACGGTCATCAGATCTGTCACGGCGGCTTGATCTTCACACTCGCCGACTCGACCTTCGCGTTCGCCTGCAACACGTACAACATCAACACGGTCGCCGCCGGCTGCTCGATCGAGTTTCTGCGCCCGGTGCAAGGCGGCGACGTGTTGACCGCCGAAGCCGTCGAACAGACGTTGAGCGGACGTACCGGCATTTACGACATTCGCGTCACCAATCGCGCCGGGGAACCGGTCGCGATGTTCCGCGGCAAGTCCGCGCAGATCAAAGGCAACCTGATTCCGACCGGCAGCTAA
- the paaK gene encoding phenylacetate--CoA ligase PaaK, with amino-acid sequence MTTALPLDPIETASRDELAALQLERLKWSLNHAYENSPVYRRKFDEAGVHPSELKTLADLSRFPFTTKKDLRDSYPFGMFAVPQEQISRIHASSGTTGKPTVVGYTARDIDTWANLVARSVRAAGARRGDKVHVSYGYGLFTGGLGAHYGAERAGLTVIPFGGGQTEKQVQLIQDFRPDIIMVTPSYMLSIADELERQGVDPASCSLRIGIFGAEPWTNDMRQAIEKRMGIDAVDIYGLSEVMGPGVASECVETKDGPTIWEDHFYPEIIHPETGEVLPDGELGELVFTSLTKEALPIVRYRTRDLTRLLPGTSRTMRRMEKITGRSDDMMIVRGVNVFPTQIEELLLKQHALAPHYQIVLTKEGPLDVLTLNVEPCPESAPDIAALTTAKQALTYDIKSLIGVSAVVNVLAVNGIERSVGKARRVVDKRNLGA; translated from the coding sequence ATGACCACCGCCCTTCCGCTCGATCCCATCGAGACCGCCAGCCGCGACGAACTCGCCGCGCTTCAACTCGAACGGCTCAAATGGTCGTTGAACCACGCTTACGAAAACTCCCCGGTCTATCGTCGCAAGTTCGACGAGGCTGGCGTTCACCCAAGTGAACTGAAGACACTCGCGGATCTGTCGCGCTTTCCCTTCACCACCAAGAAGGATCTACGCGACAGCTACCCCTTCGGGATGTTCGCGGTGCCGCAGGAACAGATTTCGCGGATTCATGCGTCGTCGGGTACGACGGGCAAACCGACCGTCGTGGGCTATACCGCACGCGACATCGACACGTGGGCGAATCTCGTCGCGCGTTCGGTTCGCGCCGCCGGTGCGCGGCGCGGCGATAAGGTTCACGTGAGTTACGGCTACGGTCTCTTTACCGGCGGTCTCGGTGCGCACTACGGCGCGGAGCGCGCCGGGCTCACGGTGATTCCGTTCGGCGGCGGTCAGACGGAAAAACAGGTGCAACTGATTCAGGATTTCCGGCCGGACATCATCATGGTGACGCCGAGCTACATGCTTTCCATCGCGGACGAACTCGAGCGCCAGGGCGTCGACCCGGCCAGTTGCTCGCTGCGTATCGGCATTTTCGGCGCGGAGCCGTGGACCAACGACATGCGTCAGGCCATCGAAAAGCGCATGGGCATCGACGCGGTCGATATTTACGGTCTGTCGGAAGTCATGGGGCCGGGCGTGGCATCGGAATGCGTCGAGACGAAAGATGGTCCGACCATCTGGGAAGATCACTTCTATCCGGAGATCATCCACCCCGAAACCGGTGAAGTATTGCCGGACGGCGAACTCGGCGAACTGGTGTTCACGTCGCTGACCAAGGAAGCGCTGCCGATCGTCCGTTACCGGACGCGCGATCTGACGCGCCTCCTGCCGGGCACGTCACGTACGATGCGCCGAATGGAGAAGATCACGGGCCGCTCGGACGACATGATGATCGTGCGCGGCGTGAACGTCTTCCCGACGCAGATCGAAGAACTGCTGCTGAAGCAGCACGCGCTCGCACCGCACTATCAGATCGTGCTGACCAAGGAAGGCCCGCTCGACGTGCTCACGCTAAACGTCGAACCGTGTCCTGAAAGCGCGCCGGATATCGCAGCATTGACCACGGCGAAGCAGGCGTTGACCTACGACATCAAGTCGTTGATCGGCGTGAGCGCGGTGGTGAACGTGCTGGCTGTGAACGGCATCGAGCGTTCGGTGGGGAAGGCGCGGCGCGTGGTGGATAAGCGCAATCTCGGCGCTTAA
- a CDS encoding MltA domain-containing protein, whose amino-acid sequence MKTSRKSARSDSSAKMSIGYSSNRSDMAVSIKNEHCMRFVRKAGAWLGALSVAVLLASCGGGAVVRPSVSPPTGAAIIPGQIAATRLTAVAWQQVPGWQDDSLIGATAALRQNCVRLARQPNWARACAAASQIDDLDVTSARAFFEAYFTPFQLANNDGTLDGLVTGYYEPLLRGSRTRHGVYQTALYRWPSGYRAGAALPARAQLERAGVLNGNELVWVDDPIEAFFLQVQGSGRIVMEDGSVMRVGFGGTNNQPYKSIGRWLLDRGELTPAQATMQGIKAWARANPARVDALLDTNPRFVFFREMPSGETAPSGGADGPIGALGVPLTPERSIAVDPSSIPLGTPVFLQTTRPLTNSPMNRLVFAQDTGSAIKGGVRADYFWGLGDDAGDLAGKMKQGGRMWLLLPNS is encoded by the coding sequence ATGAAGACGAGCAGAAAGAGCGCGAGGAGCGATTCCAGCGCGAAGATGAGCATCGGGTATTCGTCGAACAGATCAGACATGGCGGTTTCCATCAAGAACGAACATTGTATGCGGTTTGTCCGCAAGGCCGGCGCATGGCTCGGCGCGCTGTCGGTGGCGGTGCTGCTGGCGTCCTGCGGAGGCGGCGCTGTCGTGCGTCCCTCGGTGTCGCCGCCCACGGGCGCTGCGATCATACCCGGACAGATCGCCGCGACGCGGCTCACGGCGGTCGCGTGGCAACAGGTGCCAGGCTGGCAGGACGACTCGCTGATCGGCGCGACTGCCGCGCTGCGGCAAAACTGCGTGCGGCTTGCGCGTCAGCCGAACTGGGCACGGGCCTGTGCCGCCGCATCGCAGATCGACGATCTCGATGTCACGAGCGCGCGGGCTTTCTTCGAGGCGTATTTCACGCCGTTCCAGCTAGCCAATAACGACGGTACGCTCGACGGTCTCGTCACCGGTTACTACGAACCGTTGCTGCGTGGCTCACGCACGCGGCACGGCGTGTATCAGACCGCGTTGTATCGCTGGCCGTCCGGATATCGCGCTGGCGCGGCGCTGCCGGCGCGCGCGCAGCTCGAACGCGCGGGCGTGCTGAACGGCAATGAGCTGGTGTGGGTCGACGATCCGATCGAAGCTTTCTTCCTGCAGGTGCAAGGCTCGGGCCGCATCGTGATGGAAGACGGCAGCGTGATGCGCGTCGGCTTCGGCGGGACGAACAACCAGCCGTACAAGTCGATCGGGCGTTGGCTGCTGGATCGCGGCGAACTCACGCCGGCGCAGGCAACCATGCAAGGTATCAAGGCATGGGCACGTGCCAACCCGGCGCGGGTGGATGCGCTGCTCGATACGAATCCGCGCTTCGTGTTCTTCCGCGAGATGCCGTCGGGCGAAACCGCGCCGAGCGGCGGCGCGGACGGTCCGATCGGCGCGCTTGGCGTGCCGTTGACGCCCGAGCGCTCGATCGCGGTCGATCCGAGTTCGATCCCGCTGGGCACGCCGGTGTTTTTGCAGACCACGCGTCCGCTGACGAACTCGCCGATGAATCGGCTCGTGTTCGCGCAGGACACGGGCTCGGCGATCAAGGGTGGTGTGCGTGCCGACTATTTCTGGGGTCTCGGCGATGATGCCGGCGATCTCGCCGGCAAGATGAAGCAGGGCGGCCGGATGTGGTTGCTGTTGCCGAATTCGTGA
- the apaG gene encoding Co2+/Mg2+ efflux protein ApaG has protein sequence MSQYEFSVSAQVQFLPEESDPERRQFAFAYTLTIRNTGQVPAQLIARHWVITDSDKNEQEVKGLGVVGHQPLLKPGEHFEYTSWAVIGTPVGTMRGEYFCVAEDGERFEAPVPEFILRMPRTLH, from the coding sequence ATGAGCCAGTACGAATTCAGCGTCTCGGCGCAGGTGCAGTTTCTGCCCGAAGAGTCGGACCCGGAGCGCCGGCAGTTTGCATTTGCATACACGCTGACCATTCGCAACACGGGCCAGGTGCCGGCTCAATTGATCGCGCGGCACTGGGTGATTACCGACAGTGACAAGAACGAGCAGGAAGTGAAAGGCCTGGGCGTGGTCGGCCATCAGCCGCTGCTCAAGCCGGGCGAGCACTTCGAGTACACCAGCTGGGCGGTGATCGGCACGCCGGTTGGCACAATGCGGGGCGAGTATTTCTGCGTGGCGGAAGACGGCGAGCGCTTCGAGGCGCCGGTGCCGGAATTCATTCTGCGCATGCCGCGTACTTTGCATTGA
- the rpe gene encoding ribulose-phosphate 3-epimerase, which produces MTQFRIAPSILSADFARLGEEVRNVVVAGADWIHFDVMDNHYVPNLTIGPLVCEAIRPHVDVPIDVHLMVRPVDRIVPDFAKAGANLISFHPEGSDHIDRTLSLIRDHGCKAGLVFNPATSLNYLDHVMDKLDLVLIMSVNPGFGGQSFIPEALNKLREARARIDAYKERTGREIHLEVDGGVKVDNIAEIAAAGADTFVAGSAIFGQPDHKVVIDKMRAALANIQH; this is translated from the coding sequence ATGACGCAATTCCGCATCGCTCCCAGCATTCTGTCCGCCGACTTCGCCCGTCTGGGTGAAGAGGTCCGCAATGTCGTCGTCGCCGGCGCCGACTGGATCCACTTCGACGTGATGGACAACCACTATGTGCCGAACCTGACCATCGGTCCGCTCGTGTGCGAGGCGATCCGCCCGCACGTGGACGTGCCGATCGACGTGCATCTGATGGTGCGTCCCGTCGACCGGATCGTGCCGGACTTCGCGAAAGCCGGCGCGAACCTGATCAGCTTTCATCCTGAAGGCTCGGATCATATCGACCGCACGCTGTCGCTGATCCGCGACCACGGCTGCAAGGCGGGTCTCGTGTTCAATCCGGCCACCTCGCTGAACTACCTCGACCACGTGATGGACAAGCTCGACCTCGTGCTGATCATGTCGGTGAACCCGGGCTTCGGCGGCCAGTCGTTCATTCCCGAGGCGCTCAACAAGCTGCGCGAAGCGCGCGCGCGGATCGACGCCTACAAGGAGCGCACCGGCCGCGAGATTCATCTGGAAGTGGACGGCGGCGTGAAGGTCGACAACATCGCGGAAATTGCCGCGGCCGGTGCGGACACGTTCGTCGCGGGCTCGGCGATCTTCGGCCAGCCGGACCACAAGGTCGTGATCGACAAGATGCGCGCGGCGCTCGCGAACATCCAGCACTGA
- a CDS encoding phosphoglycolate phosphatase: protein MTASYPAPHFTGPRLQAAIIDLDGTMIDTADDFTAGLNGMLAQLDAQQTSREEVVGYVGKGSEHLIRSVLAPRFEAQHAQDRFDEALAIYQDEYAKINGTHTRLYPDVETGLAALREAGIKLACVTNKPHRFALELLRQYGLAHYFSVVLGGDSLAKKKPDPLPMLTAAAQLGVDPRATVAIGDSENDALAGRAAGMATLTVPYGYNHGQAIQTIKSDGIVASLLDAAKAIAAHQSTT, encoded by the coding sequence ATGACTGCCTCGTATCCCGCGCCGCACTTCACTGGCCCGCGCCTGCAAGCCGCGATCATCGACCTGGACGGCACGATGATCGACACCGCCGACGATTTCACCGCCGGCCTGAACGGCATGCTCGCGCAACTCGACGCCCAGCAAACCTCGCGCGAGGAAGTGGTCGGTTATGTCGGCAAGGGTTCGGAGCATCTGATCCGCAGCGTGCTCGCGCCTCGCTTCGAGGCGCAGCACGCGCAAGACCGCTTCGACGAGGCGCTCGCGATCTATCAGGACGAGTACGCGAAGATCAACGGCACGCACACGCGCCTCTATCCCGACGTGGAAACCGGTCTGGCGGCATTGCGGGAAGCCGGTATCAAGCTCGCTTGCGTAACCAACAAGCCGCACCGCTTCGCGCTGGAACTGCTGCGGCAATATGGCCTTGCACACTATTTCAGCGTCGTGCTGGGCGGCGACAGCCTCGCGAAAAAGAAGCCGGATCCATTGCCGATGCTGACCGCCGCGGCCCAGCTCGGTGTCGATCCGCGCGCCACGGTGGCGATCGGCGATTCGGAAAACGACGCGCTGGCAGGCCGCGCGGCGGGCATGGCGACGCTCACCGTGCCCTATGGCTACAACCATGGGCAAGCTATACAAACAATAAAATCCGATGGTATAGTTGCCTCGCTGCTGGACGCCGCCAAGGCGATCGCGGCACACCAATCCACGACTTGA